AGCATGATGCTGGCCCTGCGGGCCGATTACTTCGGGCGGAAGGCCTTTGGGCGCATCAGCGGGGCCTCCACGTTCCTGGTGACGAGCGGCGCGCTGCTGGGCGCGGTCTATGCGGGCGAGATCTTCGATTCGACGGGAAGCTACGATATCGCCTTCTACAGCTTCATCGGCTGCGCTATGGTGAGCATGCTCCTGATGTTCTGGGCCAAGAAGCCCCAGCGGCCCCAGGGGAGCACGCTGGCGGCGTGAGCGGGGCGGGGAGGTTTTTTCCTCAGATGGCACAGATCTTCGGATAGATTTGGAAGTGGAGCAAGGAGGGGAAGGGCCATGAGCAGGAGACTGATCGTTCCGCTGCTGGGTATCGCGATGACGGTAATGACGGCCTGCTCCGAGGAGGAGCCGCCGACGGCAACGGCCGTGCCGACGGTCTCGCCTACGCCGACGGCCACCCTTTCGCCACAGACGACCGCCCTGCCGACCGTCACGCTCCAGGCTAAGGCGGGTGAGCAGTTCACCTTCCGCCTGGATTCCAACAGGACGACGGGCTATAGCTGGCGGCTTGCCCGCCCGCCGGATGAGCGGCTCGTGACGCTGGTGGGCTCCATCTACGAGCCGCCCGCAACGCCGCTGATCGGCGCAGGGGGCAGGGAGGCCTGGACGTTCAAGGCTGTGGCGAAGGGTCGGACGGCCATCATGCTTGAGTATGTGCGCCCCTTCGAGCCGAACTCGCCGCCGGCCAGGGTGCAGACCCTCGATGTGGTCATCGAGTAAGGGAACAGGGCAAGAGAGGCCATGAGCATCCGTCGCGCGCTCTTCATGACCCACGCCACCGCCGATGTTGCGGCCACGGCGGCGCTCTACCTCCGCATGTTCGATATCGCGGAGGGCTTCCGCGCGCGGCTGGAGCCCCACAGGCGGGAGTCGCAGGTGATCCGCATCGGCCATTTCTACGTGGAGGTGGTGCCGGTGCAGCCTGCAGGCGGGACCGTGGGGGAGTATATCGAGCGCTACGGCGGCTACTTCCCTTCCATGTGTTTCACGGTTGAAGAGGTGAAGGCCCTAGGTCGCGCGCTCAAGCCGCACATCAAGAGGGTCGTCGCGGAGCGGGCGAACTACCTTGCCGTGGAGATCCGCGGGATGCACGAGATGGTGTGGGAGTTCACGGACCTTGCGCCGGAGGCGGTGATCCGGCGGCTGGAGCCGAAGGCGGCAGAGCGGCCGGGGAGGAATGCCGTCGGCATTCAAGGCGTTGGGTCGTTCTCCCTGCTGGTGGACGATATCCGCGAGGCAAGCGCAGTCATCACCAAGGCGATGGGCGGCAGAGTGACCGGGAACCTCAACGAGGGCGACTATGCCGAGACGCAGCAGCACAAGCTGGGCGGCCTGACGCTCTCTCTGCTGCACCCCAAGCGGGGCGACCAGGTGCTGACGGCGGTGCTGGCGCGCCAGGGGGCGAGCATCCACTCCTTCTGCCTGGTGGTGAACGATATGGAGTCGGCGAGGAAGGAGCTGCTGACGCGCGGCGTGGCGGTGCTCAAGGAGCGCGTGCCGCGGCTGACGATCCACCCGCGCTCGGCCTACGGGGCGCGGATCTTGCTAAGCAACCCGGAGCGGGATTGATGGAGGAGGGCGCGTGCCCCGCAGGGCGCGTGCCCCGCGCCCCTACGCGTTCTTGGCGTTGTATTCGATGCGGCGGAGGACCTGGCCGGTCATGGAGGCGGGGGTCTGGACGGCCAGGTGCAGAGCGGAGGGGATGACCTCCGCCGATTCGCCCCAGCCGGACCAATCGGCGCTGGGGCCGCGCGTGAGGACGGCCCCTTCCGTGCGGATGGGGCCGGGATCGAGGCAGTTGACGGCGATGTTGTGCTCTTTCAGCTCCACGGCAAAGCCCTTGCACATGCGCTCCAACGCCGCCTTGGTGGAGCCATAGGCGTTGCCGCCCTTGCGCGCGCCGACGGCGCCGCTGGAGGTGAGGTGGATGATGGCGCCGCTCTTGCGGGCGACCATCCCCGGGATGACGGCCTTGGTGAGGATGAAGGCGCCGGTGACGTTCACGTTGAAGATGAGGTTCCAGCGCTTGAGGGTGGTCTCCGCCAGGCGCTCATAGAAGATGACGGCGGCGCTGTTGCAGAGGATGTCCACCGGGCCGAGCTCGGCCTCCACGCGCTTCACCATGGCGGCGACGCTCTCCTCGCTCGTGATATCGGTGGGGACGCCGATGGCGATGCCCCCGGCCTTGGTGATCTCCTCGGCGGTGGCGTAGATGGTGCCGGGGAGCTTCCCTTCGCTCTCCGAACGGGCGACGACGGCGACCTTGGCGCCCTCTTTGGCGTAGGCCATGGCGATGGCCTTGCCGATGCCCCGGCTGCTGCCTGCAACGATGGCGACTTTGTTGGTGAGGATGGACATGCGGAACCCCCTGGACGTGACGCCTATACTAACGCAATTAGGCAAATCGCATTAGAATCACACATCAGCCAAGATTTGCCTGGAGGGTATTAGACTATGCGCTTGGTGCTCACTGATGAAGAGGCCAAGGAGTCCTTAGCTCGCTATACGCTCCCGGAGGAAAGCATCCCAATATACATCTCGGGATACAACAACTCGTTAGCTGCTGCCCTTGTCCTCCTGGCAGTTAATATGATGATTTCATTTCTGATTCCCGAAGAGTACAGCTGGATCTCATTAATGCTCATCCTCATTGTGATGTTTGTTTGGATGAAGTACTACATGAAGCTTAAGACTATCGGCCTCACGGACAAACGATTGCTTATCCTCAAGCGCTCAATTTGGGGCGATGTGACAGCGTGCGATGCGATAAACCTCACCGACATCGCATCCAGTCAGATTTCAGGGAGCAGAGACTTCAGACGCACTTCGTTAGCTACATCAATGTTCAGAGGAACGAAGGTCAAGCTAGCCCTGTACCGCCCCTGATTTCTTGGACAGTGATGTGATTGTATTCATGCGGCAACCACAGGGCAAGCGAGCAACTGACGGCGTGCTTGCTCTGGCGTCGCGTAGCGATGGCGCTCGACGAGCCACTCCCGGTTGTACCGCTCCTTGAAGGCAAGGAGCGCGAGGCG
This DNA window, taken from Chloroflexota bacterium, encodes the following:
- a CDS encoding protease inhibitor I42 family protein codes for the protein MSRRLIVPLLGIAMTVMTACSEEEPPTATAVPTVSPTPTATLSPQTTALPTVTLQAKAGEQFTFRLDSNRTTGYSWRLARPPDERLVTLVGSIYEPPATPLIGAGGREAWTFKAVAKGRTAIMLEYVRPFEPNSPPARVQTLDVVIE
- a CDS encoding SDR family oxidoreductase, with the translated sequence MSILTNKVAIVAGSSRGIGKAIAMAYAKEGAKVAVVARSESEGKLPGTIYATAEEITKAGGIAIGVPTDITSEESVAAMVKRVEAELGPVDILCNSAAVIFYERLAETTLKRWNLIFNVNVTGAFILTKAVIPGMVARKSGAIIHLTSSGAVGARKGGNAYGSTKAALERMCKGFAVELKEHNIAVNCLDPGPIRTEGAVLTRGPSADWSGWGESAEVIPSALHLAVQTPASMTGQVLRRIEYNAKNA